One genomic segment of Candidatus Aminicenantes bacterium includes these proteins:
- a CDS encoding 3-isopropylmalate dehydratase small subunit — translation MKRTFSGTAWKYGDNINTDVIFPGKYTYQKMTPEEMAQHALEDLDPDFTSKVSAGDILVAGKNFGMGSSREQAAVAIKAAGISVIIARSFARIYFRNAINAGMPAIRCPEAVDAIEDGDRITVDMEAGVISTPRGDFRFPAYPPTVMEILEHNGLIPFIKTKIST, via the coding sequence GTGAAACGCACATTTTCCGGTACAGCGTGGAAATACGGTGACAACATCAACACCGACGTCATTTTCCCCGGTAAGTACACTTACCAGAAAATGACACCGGAAGAGATGGCGCAACATGCCCTGGAAGACCTGGACCCGGATTTCACTTCCAAGGTCTCCGCGGGCGACATCCTGGTAGCGGGCAAAAATTTCGGCATGGGCTCTTCGCGGGAACAGGCGGCCGTGGCCATCAAAGCCGCGGGTATTTCCGTGATCATCGCCCGTTCCTTTGCCCGCATCTACTTTCGCAACGCCATCAACGCTGGCATGCCGGCGATCCGCTGCCCGGAAGCCGTTGACGCCATCGAAGATGGAGATCGCATTACCGTGGACATGGAAGCCGGAGTGATCTCAACACCGCGGGGAGACTTTCGTTTCCCGGCCTACCCGCCCACGGTCATGGAGATCCTTGAACACAACGGACTGATCCCGTTCATCAAAACCAAGATTTCAACATAA
- a CDS encoding isocitrate/isopropylmalate dehydrogenase family protein yields MAKRTIVTMPGDGIGKVVLPEAIRILDAVGFDAEYVHADIGWEFWCKEGNPLPQRTLDLLETHKISLFGAITSKPKSEAANELAPELRDKGYVYYSPIVGLRQHFNLDICMRPCRTFKGNPLNFIRRGPGGVVEEPEVDVVIFRQNTEGLYGGVEWTNPPENVYAALASHPKFKKFADTPREELAVSTRIFTRHATERIVRAAFEHAKNFGYKSVTVCEKPNVIRETSGMMLAIAKETVKEYPGIALWNTNIDAQMMWLTKNPEDYGVIVSGNMFGDIVSDGFAGLVGGLGFACSANIGQDVAIFEPTHGSAPKYAAYTQSIVNPIAMVLSACMMLEHINEKEMASRVRSAVARVVEKGRVQAYDMLKLKGSPDVFERGAASTQAMTEAIIAEL; encoded by the coding sequence ATGGCCAAGAGAACCATCGTAACGATGCCCGGAGACGGTATCGGTAAAGTCGTTCTTCCCGAAGCGATCCGCATTCTGGACGCCGTGGGATTCGACGCTGAATATGTCCACGCCGATATCGGCTGGGAATTCTGGTGCAAAGAGGGCAATCCCCTGCCCCAACGCACCCTGGACCTGCTTGAAACCCATAAAATCAGCCTGTTCGGCGCCATTACATCCAAGCCCAAGTCCGAGGCGGCCAATGAACTGGCTCCTGAACTGAGGGACAAGGGATATGTTTACTACAGCCCCATCGTGGGCCTGCGTCAGCACTTCAACCTGGACATCTGCATGCGTCCCTGCCGCACCTTCAAGGGCAATCCCCTCAACTTCATCCGCCGCGGGCCGGGAGGAGTGGTGGAAGAGCCGGAAGTGGACGTTGTGATTTTCCGCCAGAACACGGAAGGCCTTTATGGAGGAGTGGAGTGGACCAATCCGCCCGAAAACGTGTACGCGGCCCTGGCCTCTCATCCCAAGTTCAAGAAGTTCGCCGACACTCCCCGCGAAGAATTGGCCGTTTCCACGCGGATCTTCACCCGGCATGCCACCGAGCGCATTGTACGCGCCGCTTTCGAACACGCCAAAAACTTCGGTTACAAATCCGTGACGGTATGTGAGAAGCCCAACGTGATCCGGGAAACCTCGGGTATGATGCTGGCCATCGCCAAGGAAACCGTGAAAGAGTATCCGGGAATCGCCCTGTGGAACACCAACATCGACGCCCAGATGATGTGGCTCACCAAGAACCCCGAAGATTACGGTGTCATCGTCAGCGGCAACATGTTCGGCGACATCGTATCCGACGGATTCGCCGGCCTGGTGGGCGGACTCGGTTTCGCCTGCAGCGCCAACATCGGACAGGATGTGGCCATATTTGAACCCACCCACGGGTCCGCCCCCAAATACGCCGCCTACACCCAATCGATCGTCAACCCCATCGCCATGGTGCTCAGCGCCTGCATGATGTTGGAACACATCAACGAAAAAGAGATGGCTTCGCGGGTGCGCAGTGCCGTGGCCCGGGTAGTGGAAAAAGGCCGGGTCCAGGCCTACGATATGCTCAAACTCAAGGGATCCCCTGATGTTTTCGAGAGAGGGGCGGCTTCAACGCAGGCCATGACCGAAGCCATTATCGCTGAATTGTAA